The genome window CTAGCTAAATTTACTGCATTTTGGGTGATATCATATGGTTGAATTCTATGTATCTCTTTTTGGACTTGCTCATCAAAATCTTGAACGCCAAAACTAACTCTATTAAATCCATGCGAGCTAAGGACTTGTAACTGCTCTTCATTTAAAAATCTTGGATCTATCTCACAGCTAATCTCAGCATCACTTGCAAAGTTTTTAAAGTGCTTTTTGATAGCTTTTATAATCCTATCAAGCTCGCTTGCGCTATAAAATGTTGGCGTGCCACCACCAAAGTGCATCTGGACAACACTTCTATTTGTATCTACTATGCTAGATAAAATCTCAAGCTCACGCTCTAAATAGTCTAAGTATCTACTCATCTTATCGCTTTTGCTGGTATATATAACATTACACCCACAAAAGTAGCAAGCCGAACGACAAAATGGCAAGTGAAAATATAAAGAAAGTGGCTTATCGCACTCTTTTAGACGCTTGATATACTCATCATAACTAAACTCATCGCTAAACTCTAAAGCAGTTGGATAGCTTGTATATCTTGGTCCTGGTTTTGAGTATTTTACAAATGCTTCAAAATCTACCATAATTACTCCTTGCCTACAATTGAACGCATATCTAAAAAGAGATTTGGATGCTCTTTTTTAATCTTTGCGATTACTCGATCTAAATTTGGCTCTTTTTTATAATTTGCTTTTTTTATCTCTTCAATAGCTACAGTCCAGACATCACCAAAATCAATTGGTAAATTTTGCAAAATGGATCTTTCTAGCTTTAATTCAAAATTCTCTTTTTGTGCATTTTTGAGTGCATTTATTACCGCTTCAAATAGTTCTGCTGGCACAAGCGCACATGGCTTATCTCCATACATACCAAACCACGGCGTATTGAAATTTGGCTTACCTTTATAGCTTAGCTTCATCTCATTATTTTCAAGTGGCTCTAGTTCAAAAGTAGTACGACGCCTTTTGCTAATGCCTAGAGTTTGGCTAATGCTTTCTAAATGTCTATTCATTTCTCATCCTATCGCACCAAACCATTACTCCTTTTTGTGCGTGAAGTCTATTGTGAGCCTCAGCAAATATCTCATCAGCGTGCAACTCAAAGATATCTTCGCTAACTTCATAACCTCTATATGCTGGTAGGCAGTGGAGGAATTTTGCCTTAGGAGCTGCTAGATTCATCATATCTTTATCAACGCAAAATCCATTAAATTCAGCTACTCTTTTAGCTTTTTCATCTTCTTGACCCATAGAAACCCAAGTATCTGTAGTTACTACATCGGCGCTATTTATAGCCTCTTTTGGATCATTTCCTATTTTGATAATTGCTCCGCTTTGTTTAGCATTTTGCAAGGCTATATCTACTACCCATTTTGGTGCTTCATATCCTTTTGGCGTAGCAACTCTTAGCTCAAATCCAAGCTTAGAAGCAGCCATCAGCCATGAGTTTGTCATATTGTTTCCATCGCCTACATATGCAACTTTCATAGAGGTAATATCTACTCCAAGCTCATCAAGAGTGAGTAAATCAGCCATTAATTGAACTGGATGGAAGTCATCGCTTAGCCCATTTATAACTGGTAGATTGCTAAATTTAGCTAACTCTTCAAGGTCGCTTTGCTTATAAACTCTAGCCATAATCATATCAACCATTCCACCAAGAACTCTAGCTGTATCTTTAATAGGCTCACCACGACCTAATTGGATATCTTTATTGCTTAAAAATAGAGCCTTTCCGCCTAGTTGTTGCATTCCAACCTCAAAGCTTACTCTAGTTCTTGTAGAGCTTTTTTCAAATATCATGGCTAAAAATTGATCTTTTAAATATGGTTTATACTCTTTATTTAATGCTTCTTTTTTGATATCTTTAGCAATCTGTAAAATATCTAAAATTTCATCTTTGCTTATATCATTTAGAGTTAAAAAATGTCTCATAGCTATCCCTTGTTTGAATTTAAAATCTTAGCAACCTCTTTAGCGTGGTAACTGATAATAAGATTAGCACCTGCTCTTTTAAAAGATATCATAGTCTCCATCATTACACGCTCATAATCTATAACTCCAGCTTTTTGTCCAGCTTTTAATAGGGCATACTCTCCACTTACATTATAAACACATAGTGGCAATCTGCTACGCTCTTTAATATCTCTTATTATATCTAAATAGGCAAGAGCTGGTTTGACCATTAAAATATCTGCACCTTGAGATTCATCTTCTAAACTTTCGCTAATTGCTTCTAATCTATTGGCTGGATCCATTTGATAGCTCTTTCTATCGCCAAAACTTGGAGCGCTTTGGGCTACATCGCGAAATGGACCATAGTAGGCAGAAGCAAATTTTGTCGAATAGGACATAATAGGCAGATTTTCATATCCATTTTCATCTAATGCTTTGCGTAAAGTATAGATTATGCCATCCATCATTCCGCTTGGCGCTATCATATCAGCTCCAGCTTTAGCGTGGATTAGGGCTTGTTTGGCTGAGATCTCAAGAGTAGCATCATTATCTACGCTTTTGCATACATGATCTAAAATTCCACAATGCCCATGATCTGTGTATTCACAAAAACATAGATCGGTGATTACAAAAAGGGTTGGAAATTTCTCTTTAATAGCTCTTAATGAGCGAGCAATTATCCCATTTTCATCAAGGGCGTCGCTACCAATGCTATCTTTTAAATTTGGAATTCCAAATAAAATTATAGATTTTATGCCTAGATTTATTATCTCTTGGCACTCTTTTAAAATTTCATCTAAACTCATCTGAAATACACCAGGCATTGAGCTTATCTCATTTTTAATTCCTTGACCTTCAACCACAAAAAGTGGATATATAAAATCATTAACAGATATATTATTCTCTCTTACCATATCACGCAAGGATTCATTTAAGCGTAATCTTCTATATCTTTTAAACATTATTATTCTCCTGCAAATTTAGTGATTATAGCAGAATTTAATTTAATCAAAAATAATTGATTTTGTTTAGATTTAATTGCAAATGATACAATTAAAAGAAAAACTAAGGACAAAAAGTGCATATAGAGATATCTAAAGTTGCAAATTTACCAACTAAATTTGGAAATTTTAAAATTAAAGCATATAAGGAAAATGATAAAGAGCATTTAGTAATTTTTAGTTCAAATTTAAGCGATCCATTAAATCTTAGAATTCACTCAGAGTGCCTTACAGGTGATGCGTTAGGAAGCAGAAAATGCGACTGCGGAGAACAGCTAGAAGCTGCGCTTAAGTATATATCAGATAATGGTGGAATGGTGATATATCTTCGTCAAGAAGGTAGAAACATCGGTCTATTAAATAAAGTAAATGCTTATAATCTTCAAGATTTAGGTCTAGATACCATAGAGGCTAATCATCAATTAGGATTTAAAGCTGATGAGAGAACATATGAGATGGTGGATTTTATCTTAGATGATTTTGGGATAAAAAGTGTGAATTTATTAACCAATAATCCGCTTAAACTCTCAAGCATAAAAGCTCAAATAGTAAGCCGAATTCCGATACAAATAGAGGCAAATAAATACAATAAAGATTATTTAAATATTAAAAAAGAGCAGATGGGGCATATGCTATGAGTTTGAAATTTTGGGAGAGTGTGGCTAAGTTTGATGAGGTCTTAAAAAAATTCAATAAAATCCATAGCCTAACAAACTATAAAGATATAAAGCCAGTAGCTCTTGATAGTATAGAAGCGATAAAGCTTTTAGATTTTAAGCCAAAGATTTGTGTAGATGTAGGTAGTGGGGCTGGGTTTCCAGCAATATTTTTAGCTATGGTTTTAGATGAATGCGAGTTTCATCTATATGAACCAATAGCTAAAAAATCAAGCTTTTTATCTTATGCAGCTTTGAGTTTAAATTTGCAAAATATCACCGTCCATAGTGGTAAAATTGAAAATTGCGATAAGATAAAAGCAGATTTGATAACCTCTAGAGCGTTGATGAATACAGCAGATTTGATTAAAATTTGTCAAGGTTTTTATGATGAAGAGACTACATTTTTGCTCTATAAGGGCTCAAATGCTAAATTTGAGATAGAAGAGCTTAAATGTTATAAGAAAATTTATCAAGAAAATGAGCGAAATTATGTGATATTAAAGGGTGTAAAATGATAGCTAAAGTCATAATATTTGTATTAATTATAGCGATAATTTACTTTTTTATACTACCTAAATTTAGATCTAAAAAGCCTAGCGGTGAAGAGCAAAGCTTTGTTGAGTGTAGTAAATGCGATACATTTGTAGAGTTAAAAGATAGCACACTAAGAAATGGTAAATATATATGCAAGGAGTGTCTAAAATGATTATAATTGGTAGTGATTTAATAGCTTATGAGCCGGTGTTTTTATCTAAATTTGAGCCAAAAAATTTAAACCCAAAGTGTAATTTTATTGTAGTTTCTAATATTAAAGAGGCGTTAATTGCTAATGCTAATGGAGTTAAATTTATCGTATGCGATACTATAAAACTAGCTAAAAAACTACAAAAATTAGCCAATAATTATCTATTTGATAGCAAAATCGCCTTAATAATTAATAGCGATAATGAGCTAGAAAAAGCAGCTAAAAAACAGATTGACGCAGTTATATACCTAGGAGCAATAAGGGGATAAGATGGAGATTTTTAAGACTGTATTTTTTATGGTAGCTCTTATGTTGCTTTTTATTGTTGTTGGCGGTATGATAGGTGGGACTAGCGGTATGATAATAGCATTTTGTATTGCACTGGCTATGAATTTTTTTAGCTACTTTTATAGCGATAAGCTTATTTTAAAGCGATATAACGCTCAAGAGCTTAATAGCTCACATCCATTATATCATATGACTAAAAGGCTATGTTTTAAGGCAGGATTAGAACTACCAAAGCTATATATAATTAGCGACTCTGTTCCTAATGCATTTGCTACTGGTAGAAATCCAGCCAATGCTGCTGTGGCTCTAACTACTGGATTGCTCGATACGCTAAATGATGATGAGATAGCAGCGGTTATAGCTCATGAATTAGGCCATGTAAGACACTATGATATTTTAACTGGCTCTATTGCAGCAGTATTTGCAGGTGGAATTGCGATTTTGGCAAATTTTGCTCAATTTGGTGCAATGCTAGGTAATAATCAAAATCGCCAAAATCCACTTTTAATAATAGCTTTATCTATTATAATGCCTCTAGCTGCTACTATTATTCAGATGAGTATATCACGCTCAAGAGAGTTTGAAGCTGATAGATTCTCAGCCTCTATTACAAACCCAAATGATTTAGCAAATGCTCTATTAAAGCTAGAAGGAAGTAATGCTCATACTATGGTAAAAAATGCCAATGAACAGACTGCACATATGTTTATAATAAGTCCATTTAGTGGCAAAAATATTGCTAGTGGTATATCAAATTTATTTCGCACTCATCCTACAACTAGGCAAAGAGTAGAGCGATTAAATGAGTTAAGCCGTCATAATAAAAATTATCAAAGCCCAGCTAGAAAGTATTTTAATAGCTAATGAATAATATTGAAATTTTAGAACAAAATCGTAAGAATATACGCTTAAAACTTATAGGTATTTTAGCACTTTGTGCAATAGTTGATTTTATTGTTACTCTTGGGCTTTGGATATTTGATTTAACAGCAGCTATAGTTGGGGGATTGCTTGCTGGACTTAGTTTATATTTTTATCTTAAATTTAGATATTTTTCTGGTTTTGAAGAGAGTTTAAAAGAGCTTATTAGAGATGAGATCTTAAAAAATCTAGACTTAAAAGCTCTTACAAAATCTTTGCAAGTTGATGATATAAATAGCCATTTTAATAATATGGTAAAAAATATTGGAGAATTTGGATTATTTAAATTTGATGAATTTGAGGTGCGTGATATCTGTGTAAGAGATAAGAGTGAGATTTTATTTTATGGGATATTAATTAGGGGCAAAGATATAAAATTGGAGCTTAAAAAAGATTTATTAAATTTGCCTACTTCATACTTTAATGATGATGAAATAATAAGTATATATATCGCTACTCAAAGCGATACAGTAGTAGCAAATCTCAAGACTCCATTAAAACAGAGTTTTGAGATTGCTAAAGATAATATACAAAGTATTATTAAAGAGATTAAGCAACTAAAAGCTGCTTAAATTTTATAGATATCCAGCCATTCCAGTAAAGATATAGCCAAACACACAAGATACACCAACACCTAAAAGACCTGGGATTATGAAGCTATGATTGACTACATATTTGCCAATTTTAGTTGTGCCTGATCGGTCAAATTGAATTGTTGCTAGATCGCTAGGATATGTAGGTAAGATATAATAACCATAGCATGCTGGAGCAAAGGCTACTATAATGGCTGGATCAACCCCAATGCCAAGTGCAAGAGGAACAAATGCTGCAAGTGCTGCTGCTTGAGAATTTACAAATTTAGAAATTAAAAGTAGCATTATTGCATAAGTCCATGGATATAGCTGAACTACGCCACCAAGAGCAGTTTTAAGCATAGGAGTATGCACGCTAAACATAGTATTAGCCATCCAAGAGATACCAAATACAGCCACAATAGCTATCATACCAGAGCGGAATATCGCATTTTGTGCTATATCATTTACTTTAACTTTTGTACAAACGATTAAAATTGAACCAGTAATAAGCATAAACATTTGAATAACAGCTACCATACTCATTGGTTTCATTACGCCTTTGCCATTATCAAATGCAGGACGAAGCTCAGGGAAGGCACCAAGAATAGCTACAATAGCAATCGCACCTAAGAATATCCACATAGCAGCCCACTGAGAAGCTGGAAGTTTCACATCTAAAAGTGTCTTAGAATCGCCATAAACATATTTTTTAAATTCAGGATCATTTGCGATTTTTTCTTGGAATTCACTATCTTTATCAAGATCTTTACCTCTAAACCAGCTAAAAATACCTACAGCTAAAACACCAATTAAAGTAGCAGGAATAGTAATAGCAAGTAAATTTAAATACCCATCAAACCCTTCTAAATGCTTAACTCCTGGAGCTAAAAGCATTGCAGTTAGTGAAACTACAGCCACACTTACTGGGCTTGCTATAATACCCATTTGTGAGCTTACAGATGCTGCTGCCATTGGGCGTTCTGGACGGATTCCATTTTTGATAGCGATATCGTAGATGATTGGCATCATAGTATAAACAACATGGCCAGTACCGCATAAAATTGTTAAAAATGCAGTTACAAATGGAGCTAGAATTGTTAAGAATTTAGGATTTTTTCTTAATATTCTCTCAGCAATTTGTAGCATTACATCAAGACCACCGCTTGCAAGCAATGTGGCACTAGCTACAACCACACATAAAATAGTAAAGATTACATCAATTGCTGGCTTACCAGGACTTACGCCAAATCCAAAGGTAAGCACAAACATACCTATGCCACCAAGTAAGCCAAGAGCAATACCACCCTTTCTAGCCCCATAAAATAGACAAATTAAAACGATTAAAAGCTGAATGGTAAATTGCTTGCCATCGCTTAAGTTCATTAAAAACTCCATCTATTCTCCTTTCAATTCTAAAATATTTTAATATAATTTTATATGCATTTAAATTATATTAAACTTAAATTTGATTATAAAAATATAAAAATTAAAAAATCTCTAGTATAATCAGCAAATTTTTTATAAGGTTAATTATGTTTTCTACATTTTTTAAGAGCAAAAAGTGGGCCATATGGGCATATGGTGGATTATTTGTTATTATTGTTTCTCTTATATTTCAAACTAGATTGAATGTTGCTATAAATGATTGGTATAAGGACTTTTATGATATTATGCAAAATGTACAAAATCACAGCGTAGATGAGTTTTGGGAGCAGATTTATAGATTTTTGCTTATTGCTATGCCTTATGTGATTATTGCTACGCTTACTACTTTTTTTGCTAGCCACTGGGTTTTTAGGTGGAGAGAGGCTATGACATTTGGCTATCTTGGCAAATGGAGAGAGTGCGAGCATGATATAGAAGGCTCAAGTCAAAGGATGCAAGAAGATGTATATAGGTTTGCTAAGATTACTGAGACTTTGGGTTTGCAGGTTTTAAAAGCTATTATGATATTAATTGCTTTTATCCCAGTTTTATGGGGGCTTAGTAGCGGAGTTGATCTGCCATATCTTAAAGATATTCCAGGTTCGCTTGTTTGGGTGGCTTTGGCTGTGAGTATAGGAGGACTTGTGGTTTCGTGGTTTGTAGGTATTAAGCTACCAAAGCTAGAGTATAATATTCAAAAAAGCGAAGCTGCTTTTAGAAAAGAGCTAGTTTATGCAGAAGATGACAAGATAAATTATGCTAGTAATGAGAGCGTAATAGCTCTATTTAGTGGTCTTAGATTTAATTTTTATAGATTATTTTTACATTATGGTTATTTTAATATTTGGCTTATCTCATTTTCTCAATTTATGGTAATTGTTCCATTTATTATTATGGGAGGTGGGCTTTTTACCGGAGTGATTACTCTTGGAATTTTGATACAAGTTAGCAATGCTTTTGATCAGGTTCGTAGTAGTTTTAGTGTATTTATAGATAATTGGACGACTATTACAGAGCTTAGAAGTATTCATAAAAGGCTTGATGAATTTGAGAAAAATATCAAATTTAATTAGTTTTATATAGTTTTAAATTCAAATTTGGTA of Campylobacter vicugnae contains these proteins:
- the hemB gene encoding porphobilinogen synthase; this encodes MFKRYRRLRLNESLRDMVRENNISVNDFIYPLFVVEGQGIKNEISSMPGVFQMSLDEILKECQEIINLGIKSIILFGIPNLKDSIGSDALDENGIIARSLRAIKEKFPTLFVITDLCFCEYTDHGHCGILDHVCKSVDNDATLEISAKQALIHAKAGADMIAPSGMMDGIIYTLRKALDENGYENLPIMSYSTKFASAYYGPFRDVAQSAPSFGDRKSYQMDPANRLEAISESLEDESQGADILMVKPALAYLDIIRDIKERSRLPLCVYNVSGEYALLKAGQKAGVIDYERVMMETMISFKRAGANLIISYHAKEVAKILNSNKG
- a CDS encoding putative transporter, whose protein sequence is MFSTFFKSKKWAIWAYGGLFVIIVSLIFQTRLNVAINDWYKDFYDIMQNVQNHSVDEFWEQIYRFLLIAMPYVIIATLTTFFASHWVFRWREAMTFGYLGKWRECEHDIEGSSQRMQEDVYRFAKITETLGLQVLKAIMILIAFIPVLWGLSSGVDLPYLKDIPGSLVWVALAVSIGGLVVSWFVGIKLPKLEYNIQKSEAAFRKELVYAEDDKINYASNESVIALFSGLRFNFYRLFLHYGYFNIWLISFSQFMVIVPFIIMGGGLFTGVITLGILIQVSNAFDQVRSSFSVFIDNWTTITELRSIHKRLDEFEKNIKFN
- the argF gene encoding ornithine carbamoyltransferase, whose translation is MRHFLTLNDISKDEILDILQIAKDIKKEALNKEYKPYLKDQFLAMIFEKSSTRTRVSFEVGMQQLGGKALFLSNKDIQLGRGEPIKDTARVLGGMVDMIMARVYKQSDLEELAKFSNLPVINGLSDDFHPVQLMADLLTLDELGVDITSMKVAYVGDGNNMTNSWLMAASKLGFELRVATPKGYEAPKWVVDIALQNAKQSGAIIKIGNDPKEAINSADVVTTDTWVSMGQEDEKAKRVAEFNGFCVDKDMMNLAAPKAKFLHCLPAYRGYEVSEDIFELHADEIFAEAHNRLHAQKGVMVWCDRMRNE
- a CDS encoding anaerobic C4-dicarboxylate transporter, which produces MEFLMNLSDGKQFTIQLLIVLICLFYGARKGGIALGLLGGIGMFVLTFGFGVSPGKPAIDVIFTILCVVVASATLLASGGLDVMLQIAERILRKNPKFLTILAPFVTAFLTILCGTGHVVYTMMPIIYDIAIKNGIRPERPMAAASVSSQMGIIASPVSVAVVSLTAMLLAPGVKHLEGFDGYLNLLAITIPATLIGVLAVGIFSWFRGKDLDKDSEFQEKIANDPEFKKYVYGDSKTLLDVKLPASQWAAMWIFLGAIAIVAILGAFPELRPAFDNGKGVMKPMSMVAVIQMFMLITGSILIVCTKVKVNDIAQNAIFRSGMIAIVAVFGISWMANTMFSVHTPMLKTALGGVVQLYPWTYAIMLLLISKFVNSQAAALAAFVPLALGIGVDPAIIVAFAPACYGYYILPTYPSDLATIQFDRSGTTKIGKYVVNHSFIIPGLLGVGVSCVFGYIFTGMAGYL
- a CDS encoding DUF2603 domain-containing protein gives rise to the protein MNRHLESISQTLGISKRRRTTFELEPLENNEMKLSYKGKPNFNTPWFGMYGDKPCALVPAELFEAVINALKNAQKENFELKLERSILQNLPIDFGDVWTVAIEEIKKANYKKEPNLDRVIAKIKKEHPNLFLDMRSIVGKE
- the htpX gene encoding zinc metalloprotease HtpX, producing the protein MEIFKTVFFMVALMLLFIVVGGMIGGTSGMIIAFCIALAMNFFSYFYSDKLILKRYNAQELNSSHPLYHMTKRLCFKAGLELPKLYIISDSVPNAFATGRNPANAAVALTTGLLDTLNDDEIAAVIAHELGHVRHYDILTGSIAAVFAGGIAILANFAQFGAMLGNNQNRQNPLLIIALSIIMPLAATIIQMSISRSREFEADRFSASITNPNDLANALLKLEGSNAHTMVKNANEQTAHMFIISPFSGKNIASGISNLFRTHPTTRQRVERLNELSRHNKNYQSPARKYFNS
- the ribA gene encoding GTP cyclohydrolase II → MHIEISKVANLPTKFGNFKIKAYKENDKEHLVIFSSNLSDPLNLRIHSECLTGDALGSRKCDCGEQLEAALKYISDNGGMVIYLRQEGRNIGLLNKVNAYNLQDLGLDTIEANHQLGFKADERTYEMVDFILDDFGIKSVNLLTNNPLKLSSIKAQIVSRIPIQIEANKYNKDYLNIKKEQMGHML
- the rsmG gene encoding 16S rRNA (guanine(527)-N(7))-methyltransferase RsmG, which encodes MSLKFWESVAKFDEVLKKFNKIHSLTNYKDIKPVALDSIEAIKLLDFKPKICVDVGSGAGFPAIFLAMVLDECEFHLYEPIAKKSSFLSYAALSLNLQNITVHSGKIENCDKIKADLITSRALMNTADLIKICQGFYDEETTFLLYKGSNAKFEIEELKCYKKIYQENERNYVILKGVK